From one Montipora capricornis isolate CH-2021 chromosome 10, ASM3666992v2, whole genome shotgun sequence genomic stretch:
- the LOC138020651 gene encoding LOW QUALITY PROTEIN: uncharacterized protein (The sequence of the model RefSeq protein was modified relative to this genomic sequence to represent the inferred CDS: inserted 2 bases in 1 codon; substituted 1 base at 1 genomic stop codon), with amino-acid sequence MKVREESIKFGASKKKKIINELEEIEQSVAKLEQDLSDMHINDSRKQQIWTELETKKEQLESLIEYKTKGAIIRSKSRWYNEGEKNTKYFLNLEKRHCKQGTITQLKISEKDFADTDKEILNECESFYQTLYSSKTNNEKFSDAFFLPQQNQNYLTIAEQLVCKGFLNREECLQAQNSMYSDKTPGTDGLPCEFYKIFGMMENNFKFFAKAGPRTDIDDTPLGKRRRVDLKDVLEGPILTSTPAKAALISKKPLPANVSPLGVTGIPNESMQVDITGLSEAGDVKFIGDSSFKIIDGSVVVSRSDSISSSSSEESEDEMAFTANGEPLGEALCFLSNSKDLDDSDVDSEEELSFWLLIFKPWIIFYHYKEENREEAFEQDGGLIELDASILHESLEQHPEPSSPQQEPATSSPEQQLSTSPEQNPVTSPGQQLARVQADKTKRSVMTQTEENKKAKPSVPKYVPAYGPHQKFTRRHEEAQYQVELGLIKWTKVLCSLDLLVQQLGGNCRHTGCIFETMVDYILCGTSAMIRWKCPAGHIGRFCTSGEVNNVLSNNLQAAAAVLLSGNNFAKVERFAKFLGLSFISSSTFFRVQKLYCIPAIDXWWQWMXEERIGCSGDGQCDSPGFSAKNLCYYLMEIVTEYILEVEVLDKRHVGMKSSTMETKALKNALERLKGVANVVEVCTDASSSIKKLLDIFHSLDIWHKAKSIRKCIQEVASNKGNEKIAKWSDHIINHFWYCCSTASNSDSQVNAASILKNKWIGLLHHVCNDHEWTGGQCDHGEMTEDSGHPPWFDHRDKDFVTLQKIILEPILLESFKYYVKFRHTGSLECASSMSLGYTLKRCSYNYQVYKGRRQLAAVDWNYHINRPISLKDSGEAQHTRKCNQRTKEWNTRVVKVSKDFAYIPVLMAKIFKQRIDDHNPVDRHVSLSEDDPARIALTIAQVPPVSSKELFIKYKPRFTK; translated from the exons atgaaagttagagAGGAATCGATAAAATTTGGAGCctccaagaaaaagaaaataataaacgaGTTAGAAGAAATTGAGCAATCAGTTGCAAAATTGGAACAAGATTTAAGTGATATGCATATTAATGATTCTCGAAAACAACAAATATGGACCGAGcttgaaacaaagaaagaacaatTAGAATCATTAATCGAATATAAAACAAAGGGGGCAATTATCAGATCGAAATCACGATGGTATAATGAAGGTGAAAAAAAtaccaaatattttcttaatcTGGAAAAGAGGCATTGCAAGCAAGGAACAATTACTCAACTTAAAATCagtgaaaaggattttgccgataCAGACAAAGAAATTCTGAATGAGTGTGAGTCTTTTTACCAAACTCTTTACAGTTCCAAAACCAATAACGAGAAATTTAGTGACGCTTTTTTCCTACCTCAGCAAAATCAAAATTATTTGACCATTGCGGAACAACTTGTTTGCAAAGGCTTTTTGAATAGGGAAGAATGTCTGCAAGCACAAAACAGTATGTATTCGGACAAAACGCCAGGAACAGATGGCCTCCCTTGCGAATTTTACAAGATTTTTGGAATGAT ggaaaataattttaaattctttGCTAAAGCGGGACCACGCACAGACATTGATGATACTCCTCTTGGAAAGCGACGAAGGGTCGACCTCAAGGATGTCCTTGAAG GACCCATACTGACGTCGACGCCTGCTAAAGCTGCTCTAATATCAAAGAAACCTCTGCCGGCAAATGTATCTCCCTTGGGAGTCACTGGAATACCTAATGA gtCAATGCAAGTTGACATTACTGGTCTAAGCGAGGCTGGGGATGTCAAGTTTATTGGAGATAGCTCATTCAAAATAATCGATGGTTCAGTGGTTGTATCAAGAAGCGACAGTATTTCAAGCTCATCAAGTGAAGAAAGTGAAGACGAGATGGCATTTACTGCTAATGG TGAACCACTGGGTGAAGCCCTTTGTTTCCTCAGTAACAGCAAGGATTTGGATGATAGTGACGTTGACAGTGAAGAGGAGCTATCTTTTTG GTTGTTAATATTTAAACCTTGGATAATATTTTATCACTACAAGGAAGAGAATCGTGAGGAAGCATTTGAACAAGATGGGGGGTTGATTGAGCTGGATGCTAGTATTCTGCATGAATCACTGGAACAGCACCCTGAACCATCATCACCTCAACAAGAGCCTGCAACCTCATCACCTGAACAGCAACTTAGCACGTCTCCTGAGCAAAACCCTGTGACATCACCTGGACAACAGCTTGCAAGAGTGCAGGCAGACAAAACCAAGAGATCTGTTATGACCCAGACAGAAGAGAATAAAAAAGCTAAACCTTCTGTTCCAAAGTATGTACCAGCATATGGGCCTCATCAAAAGTTTACCAGGAGACACGAGGAAGCTCAATACCAAGTGGAACTTGGACTCATTAAGTGGACCAAAGTTCTCTGCTCTTTAGACCTGTTAGTGCAACAGCTGGGAGGGAATTGTAGGCATACGGGATGTATTTTTGAGACTATGGTTGACTATATCTTGTGTGGCACCAGTGCCATGATCCGCTGGAAGTGTCCTGCTGGTCATATTGGGAGGTTTTGCACATCAGGGGAGGTGAACAATGTGTTGTCGAACAACCTTCAAGCTGCTGCAGCAGTTTTGCTATCTGGCAACAACTTTGCCAAAGTAGAAAGGTTTGCCAAATTTCTAGGactttcatttatttcttcatCAACGTTCTTTAGAGTACAAAAGTTATACTGTATTCCAGCAATTGATTAATGGTGGCAATGGAT AGAGGAAAGAATTGGTTGTAGTGGAGATGGTCAGTGTGATTCACCAGGGTTCTCAGCAAAAAATCTCTGTTACTACCTAATGGAGATTGTGACAGAATATATTCTGGAGGTGGAAGTCCTTGACAAGCGTCATGTTGGCATGAAGTCAAGCACTATGGAAacaaaagctttgaaaaatgcattggAAAGGCTGAAAGGTGTGGCAAATGTTGTGGAAGTATGCACAGATGCCTCCTCCTCAATAAAGAAACTCTTGG ATATCTTTCACTCACTTGACATCTGGCACAAGGCAAAAAGTATCAGGAAATGCATTCAGGAG GTTGCCAGCAACAAGGGCAATGAGAAGATAGCCAAATGGTCAGACCATATCATCAACCACTTTTGGTACTGTTGTTCAACTGCATCAAACAGTGACAGTCAAGTGAACGCTGCTTCCATTTTGAAG AATAAATGGATAGGTCTTCTTCACCATGTGTGTAATGACCATGAGTGGACAGGAGGACAATGCGACCATGGAGAAATGACTGAAGATAGTGGGCACCCCCCTTGGTTTGACCACCGTGACAAGGATTTTGTAACCCTCCAGAAAATTATCCTGGAACCTATTCTCCTTGAAAGTTTCAAGTATTATGTAAAATTCAG ACACACAGGTTCCCTTGAATGCGCAAGCAGCATGTCACTTGGGTACACTCTGAAGAGATGCTCATACAA TTACCAAGTGTACAAAGGGAGAAGGCAACTTGCAGCTGTGGATTGGAATTACCACATCAACCGACCAATATCCCTTAAAGACAGTGGTGAAGCACAGCACACACGAAAATGTAATCAACGAACTAAAGAATGGAACACCAGAGTAGTGAAAGTCTCCAAAGACTTTGCTTATATTCCCGTCCTAATGGCCAAGATATTTAAACAAAGAATTGATGACCACAACCCAGTAGATCGACATGTTTCATTGTCTGAGGATGATCCTGCGAGAATTGCACTAACTATTGCCCAAGTGCCACCTGTGTCCTCAAAGGAATTGTTTATCAAATACAAACCTAGGTTTACAAAATAA